The genomic stretch ATGCGCCTGCCGCGAAACCTCACCGGCAAGGACGTCAACGCGCTCGACAAGCGTCTCGGCGCGCTCATGGCCCGCCCCCAGATGCCCAAGGGCGCGATCCCCAAGAACATGCGCCCGAGCAAGGGCGCGTTCCGCCAGCAGCGCCCTCGCTGACCACGATCAAGACCGTTTCCCCCGTACGCGACCAGGCGCGCGACGAGCGCATCGGCACTCGTCGCGGCCCTCACGGCGTACGGGGGAACGGTTTTGACTTCAGGGACGCTGGACCATGACCGACTTGGCGGCGCGATCGTGCAGGCCACGGCCGTCGCCGTCGTTGATCATCGCGGGGATCACGAGGGCCAGCAGCAGCGCCCGCACGATGGCCCGGGGTATGCCGATCGCGCCACCGTCCGTTATGGAGGTGCAGCGGATGCGGGCCAGAGCCATGCCCAGGGTCTGTCCGAACAGTCCGACGAAGAACGCGTGCGTCAGGACGAAGACGCCCAGCTGAGGCCACGGGTTGGCGCGCAGGTCGTCGACCAGCGCGGCCGCGATCACGGTGGCCACCGCCCAGTCGATGAACAGCGCCCCGAGCCGGCGGCCGAACGACGCCGTCAGCATCGTGCCGTGATCGAGCGCGCCGTCCGCCTTGCCAGCCATGCCACCAGCGTAACCGGGGCGGTTTCGGCGACCCGGCACACGGGCCCGTCCGGCGCGATAGCCTCGCCTGGCGAGTGTTGGTCACAGACGCCGTAACACGACGGAAACAATAGGGATACGCCTGGGCAACTCCCGCCCCATAGCGTCGCGACCAGCCTAGCCATGCGGCGGAACCACGCCGCCCCGGTATTGAAATCGTGTGCCAGGAGGACGTGTTGTTCGCCAATCCCGAGGAACTCCTGCGATACCTCAAGGACGAGGACGTCAAATTCGTCGACGTGCGGTTCTGTGACCTGCCCGGTGTCATGCAGCACTTCAACATGCCGGTCGAGTCGTTCGACGACAGTGTGGTGACCGACGGTCTCGCCTTCGACGGATCCTCGATCCGCGGGTTCCAGGCCATCCACGAGTCCGACATGATGCTGCTGCCGGACGTCACCACGGCCTTCGTCGACCCGTTCCGCATCCAGAAGACGCTGGCCCTCAACTTCTTCATCCACGACCCGTTCACGCGCGAGGCCTACTCGCGTGACCCGCGGAACGTGGCCAAGAAGGCCGAGACCTACCTGGCGTCCAGCGGCATCGCCGACACCGCCTACTTCGGCGCCGAGGCCGAGTTCTACATCTTCGACTCGATCCGCCACTCCACCGCCGCGCACCAGTCGTTCTACTACATCGACTCGATCGAGGGCGCCTGGAACTCCGGCCGCGAGGAGGAAGGCGGCAACCGCGGCTACAAGACCGCGTACAAGGGCGGCTACTTCCCCGTCGCGCCGGTCGACCACTACAGCGACCTGCGCGACGCCATGGTCCGCCGCATGATCGACGTCGGCTTCACCGTCGAGCGTTCGCACCACGAGGTCGGCACCGCCGGCCAGGCCGAGATCAACTACAAGTTCTCGACCCTGCTGCACGCCGGCGACCAGATGCAGATGTTCAAGTACATCATCAAGAACACCGCCTGGGAACACGGCAAGACCGCCACGTTCATGCCAAAGCCGCTGTTCGGCGACAACGGCTCGGGCATGCACACCCACCAGAGCCTCTGGCTCAACGGCGAGCCGCTGTTCTACGACGAGACCGGCTACGCGGGTCTGTCGGACACGGCCCGCTGGTACATCGGCGGCCTGCTGCACCACGCGCCCAGCCTGCTGGCGTTCACCAACCCGACGGTCAACTCGTACCGTCGCCTGGTGCCCGGCTACGAGGCCCCGGTCAACCTGGTCTACTCGCAGCGCAACCGCTCGGCCTGCACCCGCATCCCGGTCACGGGAAGCAACCCGAAGGCCAAGCGCGTCGAGTTCCGGGTGCCCGACCCGTCCTCGAACCCGTACCTGTCGTTCTCGGCCCAGATGATGGCCGGCCTCGACGGCATCAAGAACAAGATCGAGCCCCCGGCCCCGATCGACAAGGACCTGTACGACCTGCCGCCGGAGGAATGGGGCAGCGTCAAGCAGGTCCCCGGCTCGCTCGACGCGGTGCTCAACAGCCTCGAGAACGACCACGACTTCCTCACCGCGGGCGGCGTCTTCACCGACGACCTGATCTCCACCTGGATCGACTGGAAACGCGCCAACGAGATCGACCCGGTCCGCCTCCGCCCGACCCCCCACGAGTTCGAGATGTACTACAACGTCTGATCCCTGACGACGTCGCAAACGGCGGTCACGCCCGGCTCCGGCCGGCGTGGCCGCCGTTTCGCTGTTCGGGTGCTCCTGTCCGTCGTCGCGCTCGGTGCAGGCGTCGCCTCCGTCGTGTTCGCAGCGGACTCAGGCGTGCACGCGTCGTGCCCGGCCGTCGGGAACGTCCCGGTCGCGCGCTACGGCCCGGACAATCACGCGGGTCGCGAGGCGCCGCGGGTTCGGTGGAGGGTGGTGGCGGGAGGAGACCCGGCGTACGTCTGCGGTTCAGAGACGCACGGTGGCGACCTTCTCGTCCGAGGAGTTGCAGGCCTCGGCGGTAGGTGGGTCGGCTGAGGACCAGACAACGACGAGGCGGCCGTGGGCCGGGACGGGCAGAACGCGGCCCTCGACGCGGAGGGTGGTGATGTCGAGGGCGGCCAGCAAGGCGGCGGAACTGATCCACACGTGAGTGGAAGATAGAGGCATGTCTGAGTTCGAGCCGCCCGCGCCCGTTGTTGAGCGGACGCCGCGGCGGGTGCGGGTTCGCCTGGGTGGCACTGTGGTGGCTGACAGCAGCCGGGCGTGGCTGCTCGACGAGATCTCTGAGCGCGGGTTCCCGACCTACTTTGTGCCCTTCGAGGACGTGCGCGATGACGCGCTCGAGGAAGGCACGGCGGGCCGCTGGACGGTCGTCGCGGCGGGGCGGCGGGCGGCGGACGCGGCCTGGACGGATGACCGTTTCGAGCAGCTCAACGGGCATGTGACGTTCTCGTGGGAGTCGCTCGACTGGTACGAGGAGGACGAACAGGTCTTCGTGCACGCCAGGTCGCCGCGGCATCGGGTTGACGCCGTGCGCAGCTCGCGGCGGGTGCAGGTGTTCGTCGGCGGGGACGAGGTGGCGAACAGCACGCGGCCCGTGATCGTGTTCGAGACGTCGCTGCCGACGCGCTACTACCTGCCGTTCGCCGATGTGCGGAGCGAGCTGCTGACCGCGAGCGAGACCGTGACGCGATGCCCGTACAAGGGTGTGGCCCGTTACTGGTCGCACCCGGCGCTGGCCGACGCCGCGTGGAGCTACCCCGAGCCGATCCCCGAGATGCCGAAGATCCGGGACCTGGTCTGCTTCTTCAACGAGCGCGTCGACATCGTGCTGGACGGGGTGCCGCTGGAACGGCCGGTCAGCCCGTTCTCGTGAGAGCGTCGCCTCCGGCGTGGCCCACGCCCAACCTCCCCGGCCGACCCCGACGCGCGGCCTTTCACGGAGGCAAAGGGACTTCCGTCTCGGGTCGCTGTCATTGTTCGCTGGTTCCGGACGTCCAGGTCGCGCGGGGATCGACGCACGGGACAGCGGAGGGCCGATGACAGCCGACAGGAACGCGCTGCCCCTCCGAGCCGGCGACGGCCCTCACCACCGCCGACCTGGAACTGCCGGCCGAGAACTACGCCCGCGAGTGGCGCCGCGAAGCGAGGAGCCGGGCGAACTATTTGACGCGCCGGTGCTGACGGGCGACCACCTTGTCGTACTCGTGGTGCTCGTCGAGCCAGGAGCCGAGGAACGGGCAGATCGGCACCACGAGCCGGCCCTGGGCCACCGCGTCCTCCATGGCAGCCCGGGCCAGCTCGCCGCCGACGCCGTGGCCCTCGGCCTCGGGCTCCACCCGCGTGTGGGTGTAGGCGATCACGTTGCCGGTCAGCTGATAGGTGATCACCCCGAGCAGGGCGCCGTCGTCGTCCCGGGCCTCGAAGCGCTCCTTCTCGGGCACGTCCGCAATTCTCACCAGCCCACAGTAGCGTCGAGGGGGTGCAGACCTTCCTCCCGTACGCGGACTTCGTCGCCTCCGCCAAGGTGCTCGACGCCAAGCGGCTCGGCAAGCAGCGCGTCGAGACGGTGCAGGTGCTGCGGGGGCTGACCGTTCCCGGGTACGGGTGGCGGCACCACCCGGCCGTGAAGATGTGGCGGGGGTACGAGGAGGCGCTGGTGCGCTACGGCCTCGACATGGCCGACGTCTGGACAGCGACGGGCCGGGCCGACACCACCGCCGCGACGCTGCTGGCCGACCTCGGGACGGGGGCCGAGATCCGTACGCAGGAGGTTCTGGCGAAGGCGGGCGAGCTGCCACCGTGGCTGGGCGACCCGGCCGTGCACCACAGTCACCAGTCGGCGCTGCTGCGCAAGGACCCGGAGTTCTACCGTCCGCTGTTCGGCCCCGACGTCCCGGACGACTTGCCGTACTTGTGGCCGGCCTCGGACAGGGCGGGCCGCGAGCTGTAAGTACATCTGGCCCACGTCCGACGGGGCGGGCCGCGAGCTGTCGGGCAGAATCGTACGGGTGGAGATCGCGGTGCTCGGCCCGGTCGAGCTGTGCGGCCGCGCCGTTTCGGGGGCCCGCCTCGGCGCGCTCGTGACCCTGCTCGCCCTCGACGCCGGTCGGGTCGTGTCGGCGGACAGGCTGATCGACGGCGTGTGGGGCGAGCAGCCGCCGGCCGCCGCGGGCAACGCGTTGCAGGCGCTGGTGTCACGGCTGCGGCGGGCCGCCCCGGAACTCACCGTCGAGGCCACGCCGCACGGGTATCGGCTGGCCGTCGAGCCGGAGCAGGTGGACGCGCACGTCTTCGCCCGGCTGGCCCCCACCGATCCGGTCGCGGCGCTGCGGTTCTGGCGGGGTGACCTGGAGTTCCCCGAGGTGGCGCGGGCCGACGCCGTACGTCTGGAACGCCTGCGCCGCCAGGCGCTCAAGCAACGCCTCGCCGACGAACTCGGGAAGCGTCCGGTGCTGGGCGAGGTGGAGGCCCTGCTGACCGCCGACCCGCTCGACGAGTCGCTGGTGGCGCTGCAGATGCGGGCGCTGCGCGACGAGGGCGATCAGGGCCGGGCGCTCGAGGCGTACGAGTCGTTCCGTGCCCGCCTGGCCGACGAGCTGGGCGCCGACCCCTCGCCGGAGCTGCGGGAACTGCACCTGAAACTGCTGCGCGGCGAGACGAAGCGGGGCAACCTGCCCGCCGAGGTGAGCAGCTTCGTGGGCCGCGAGTCCGATGTGACCGCCGTACGGGATCTTTTGCGAAGCCACCGCCTGGTGACGTTGATCGGGCCGGGTGGTAGTGGCAAGACCCGTCTGTCGGTAGAGGCCGGGGCCGGGGTGCCGGGCGAGGTGTGGCGGGTCGAGCTGGCCCCGGTGACCGATCCGGCGGAGATTCCGCAGGCCATCCTGTCCGCCCTGGGCCGGCGCGGTCATGCCGTGCTGGACCGGCCGGGCCGCAGCGCGCGCACCGGCCTGCGGGAGGTGATCGCGGGCCGCACGATGCTGCTGATCCTCGACAACTGCGAGCATCTGATCGCCGGGGCGGCCGAGGTCGCCGACGAGTTGCTGCGGGCCGCTCCCACGCTGACGTTGCTGGCCACGAGCCGCGAGCCGCTGGGCATCGCGGGCGAACGGCTCTTTCCGGTCGAGCCGCTGGCCCTCCCGCCGGTGGGTGCGGCAGCGTCGTCCGCTTGCGCCTATCCCGCCGTACGCCTCCTGCTCGATCGCGCCGCGGGCTTCGTCCTCACCGAGGAGAACACCCCGGCCGCCGTACGGGTGTGCCGTGCGCTCGACGGCATGCCGCTCGCGATCGAGCTGGCCGCCGCCCGGCTGCGCACCCTGCCCGTGACCGTGCTGGCCGATCGCCTCGCCGACCGGTTCCGCCTGCTCACCGGGGGCAGCCGCACCGCGCTCCCCCGGCATCAGACGCTGCGCGCGGTGGTCGACTGGAGCTGGGATCTGCTCGGCGAACCCGAGCGGCGGCTGTGGCGGCGGTTCGCGCTGTTCCACGGCGGCGCCGAGCTGGCCGCGATCGAGCGGGTGTGCGGGGCCGATGTGGACACCGTGGCCGCCCTGGTCGACAAGTCGCTGCTCGTGCTCGGCCCCGACGGTCGTTACCGCATGCTCGAGACGATTCGCGAGTACGGCCTGGAGCGGCTGGCCGAGGCGGGCGAGTCGGAGTCGCAGCGGCTGGCGGTGACGCGCTGGCTGCTCGATCTGGCCGCGACGGCCGACCCGCACCTGCGCGACTCCGATCAGCTGGTGTGGCTGCCCCGCCTGGCCACCGAGCACGACAACATGCAGGCCTCGGTGCGGGCCGCGATCGACGCGGGCGACCGGGTCACGGCGGCGGCGTTGGTGGCCCGCCTGGGCTGGTACTGGTGGCTGAGCGGGCACCGGCCGGAGGGCGCCCAGCTGGCGGTCGAGGTCGCGGCGATGCCGGGCGACGCCGCCGACGAGGACGTGGCGCTGGTCCACACCTACGCGGCGATCAACGGCTTGGAAGGTGGGCTGCCGGTCGACCTGATCGAGATGAACTTCCGGGCGGCGCAGCGGCTGAGCGCCGGTCGCCTGCCGGAGCATCCGGCCCTGCGGCTGCTTCCGGCCCTGGCCGCGATGTTCGACGAGCGGGCCGCGCCGGGTGATGGCTTCGCGCTGATCGAGCCGCTGTTCGACGACCCCGATCCGTGGCTGCGGGCGGTGGCCAAGCTGTTCACGTCGCAGCTGCGGCTGAACTTCGGGCACAGCGCCGAGGTGGCCGAGGCCGAGATGCGGGAGGCGCTGGAGGGCTTCCGCACGATCGGTGAACGCTGGGGGCTGGGTTTCGCGCTCAGCGCTCTGGGCGACATGGCCGCGGCTCAGGGCGACTTCACCCGGGCGGTCAGCTGGCAACGCGAGGCGATCGCGCTGGTCCGCGAGGTCGGCATCCGTGAGGATCTGCCGCAGATGGTGGTCAAGCTGGCCCATCAGCTGTGGCTGGCCGGTGAGGCCGACGAGGCGCGGGCGACGCTCAAGCAGGCGCGGCAGGCGGCCGAGGAGGTCGACCTGCCCGAGGTGATCGCGTCGGTGGCGTACGGAACGGCGACGTTCGCCCGCATGGAGGGCGACCTCGAGGAGGCCCGCCGATGCATGGACGCGGCCGTCCACTGGATGCGCCACCCGTCCGCGCTGCCACAGTTCCGGGCGATGGCGTCGCACACCCGGGGGCTGATCGACGCCGCGGGCGGTGACCTGGCCGGGGCCCGGCGCAGCCACACCGACGCGGTGCGGACGGCGGTCGAGTCCCGGGACTCCCCGGTGATCGCGCTGACCCTGGTCGGGCTGGCCGAGCTCGAGCTGCGTGAGAACAACCCGGAACGGGCGGCTTTCCTGCTCGGGGCTTCCGATGCCGTACGGGGGTCGCGGGATCTGTCGGTGCCGGACGTCGACCGCATCACCGGCGAAGCCCGCGCCGCGCTGGGCGAGGCGGGCTTCGCATCGGCTTACCGACGGGCGTCCGGAACGACGATGTTCACCGCCGCCGAGCTGGTCTGACTACAGGACCCGGCCCAGGCGCAGGAAGACGGTCTCGCCGGTGGCGTCGTCGACGGCGTCGTTGTCGGTGACGGCGTACGTCCGCCCGTCACCGGCGATCGCGAGCCCTTCGACCTTGTCCTGCACCCAGCCGCGGTCCGCCCGCAGCAGCGGCAGCAGATCCTGGACCAGTCTCTTCCGGACGGTCGGGGCGCCGGTCCAGGACGCCGGCACGTCGAACTCGTAGATCTTCTTGATCGAGGCCTGGGGGCCGCGCTGGTTGTCGCGCTCGATGACCGCGAACGTGTTGCCGTCGACCGCGACCAGCTCGGACAGGCCGGTCCAGCCGGTCGGGGCGGTGTCGAGCGGGTAGAGCAGCCATGACCAGGCGCCACTTCCCAGGTCCAGCTTCCCGATCCGGACGACGTTCTGCGGGTCGGTCCGGAGCGGGCGCTGGACGGCGACCCACACGGCGTCGCCGGTCTCGGCCACGCCCTCGAAACCGTTGCCGGTGACGGCGGCC from Paractinoplanes brasiliensis encodes the following:
- a CDS encoding RDD family protein: MAGKADGALDHGTMLTASFGRRLGALFIDWAVATVIAAALVDDLRANPWPQLGVFVLTHAFFVGLFGQTLGMALARIRCTSITDGGAIGIPRAIVRALLLALVIPAMINDGDGRGLHDRAAKSVMVQRP
- the glnA gene encoding type I glutamate--ammonia ligase; translation: MFANPEELLRYLKDEDVKFVDVRFCDLPGVMQHFNMPVESFDDSVVTDGLAFDGSSIRGFQAIHESDMMLLPDVTTAFVDPFRIQKTLALNFFIHDPFTREAYSRDPRNVAKKAETYLASSGIADTAYFGAEAEFYIFDSIRHSTAAHQSFYYIDSIEGAWNSGREEEGGNRGYKTAYKGGYFPVAPVDHYSDLRDAMVRRMIDVGFTVERSHHEVGTAGQAEINYKFSTLLHAGDQMQMFKYIIKNTAWEHGKTATFMPKPLFGDNGSGMHTHQSLWLNGEPLFYDETGYAGLSDTARWYIGGLLHHAPSLLAFTNPTVNSYRRLVPGYEAPVNLVYSQRNRSACTRIPVTGSNPKAKRVEFRVPDPSSNPYLSFSAQMMAGLDGIKNKIEPPAPIDKDLYDLPPEEWGSVKQVPGSLDAVLNSLENDHDFLTAGGVFTDDLISTWIDWKRANEIDPVRLRPTPHEFEMYYNV
- a CDS encoding DUF427 domain-containing protein, producing the protein MSEFEPPAPVVERTPRRVRVRLGGTVVADSSRAWLLDEISERGFPTYFVPFEDVRDDALEEGTAGRWTVVAAGRRAADAAWTDDRFEQLNGHVTFSWESLDWYEEDEQVFVHARSPRHRVDAVRSSRRVQVFVGGDEVANSTRPVIVFETSLPTRYYLPFADVRSELLTASETVTRCPYKGVARYWSHPALADAAWSYPEPIPEMPKIRDLVCFFNERVDIVLDGVPLERPVSPFS
- a CDS encoding GNAT family N-acetyltransferase, which gives rise to MRIADVPEKERFEARDDDGALLGVITYQLTGNVIAYTHTRVEPEAEGHGVGGELARAAMEDAVAQGRLVVPICPFLGSWLDEHHEYDKVVARQHRRVK
- a CDS encoding MSMEG_6728 family protein is translated as MQTFLPYADFVASAKVLDAKRLGKQRVETVQVLRGLTVPGYGWRHHPAVKMWRGYEEALVRYGLDMADVWTATGRADTTAATLLADLGTGAEIRTQEVLAKAGELPPWLGDPAVHHSHQSALLRKDPEFYRPLFGPDVPDDLPYLWPASDRAGREL
- a CDS encoding BTAD domain-containing putative transcriptional regulator, with the translated sequence MEIAVLGPVELCGRAVSGARLGALVTLLALDAGRVVSADRLIDGVWGEQPPAAAGNALQALVSRLRRAAPELTVEATPHGYRLAVEPEQVDAHVFARLAPTDPVAALRFWRGDLEFPEVARADAVRLERLRRQALKQRLADELGKRPVLGEVEALLTADPLDESLVALQMRALRDEGDQGRALEAYESFRARLADELGADPSPELRELHLKLLRGETKRGNLPAEVSSFVGRESDVTAVRDLLRSHRLVTLIGPGGSGKTRLSVEAGAGVPGEVWRVELAPVTDPAEIPQAILSALGRRGHAVLDRPGRSARTGLREVIAGRTMLLILDNCEHLIAGAAEVADELLRAAPTLTLLATSREPLGIAGERLFPVEPLALPPVGAAASSACAYPAVRLLLDRAAGFVLTEENTPAAVRVCRALDGMPLAIELAAARLRTLPVTVLADRLADRFRLLTGGSRTALPRHQTLRAVVDWSWDLLGEPERRLWRRFALFHGGAELAAIERVCGADVDTVAALVDKSLLVLGPDGRYRMLETIREYGLERLAEAGESESQRLAVTRWLLDLAATADPHLRDSDQLVWLPRLATEHDNMQASVRAAIDAGDRVTAAALVARLGWYWWLSGHRPEGAQLAVEVAAMPGDAADEDVALVHTYAAINGLEGGLPVDLIEMNFRAAQRLSAGRLPEHPALRLLPALAAMFDERAAPGDGFALIEPLFDDPDPWLRAVAKLFTSQLRLNFGHSAEVAEAEMREALEGFRTIGERWGLGFALSALGDMAAAQGDFTRAVSWQREAIALVREVGIREDLPQMVVKLAHQLWLAGEADEARATLKQARQAAEEVDLPEVIASVAYGTATFARMEGDLEEARRCMDAAVHWMRHPSALPQFRAMASHTRGLIDAAGGDLAGARRSHTDAVRTAVESRDSPVIALTLVGLAELELRENNPERAAFLLGASDAVRGSRDLSVPDVDRITGEARAALGEAGFASAYRRASGTTMFTAAELV